A stretch of Bacillus pseudomycoides DNA encodes these proteins:
- a CDS encoding family 14 glycosylhydrolase: protein MKTRFQYCCIVFLSIGMLIVSLLIPQISFAAVNGKGMNPDYKAYLMAPLKKIPEVTNWETFENDLRWAKQNGFYAITVDFWWGDMEKNGDQQFDFSYAQRFAQSVRNAGMKMIPIISTHQCGGNVGDDCNVPIPSWVWNQKNDDSLYFKSETGTVNKETLNPLASDVIQKEYGELYTAFAAAMKPYKDVIAKIYLSGGPAGELRYPSYTSTDGSGYPSRGKFQAYTEFAKSKFRSWVLSKYGSLNEVNKAWSTRLISVSEILPPSDGDLFLKNGYNSSYGKDYLEWYQGVLESHTKLIGELAHNAFDPSFQVPIGAKIAGVHWQYNNPVIPHGAERPAGYNNYSHLLDAFKSAKLDVTFTCLEMTDKGSYPEYSMPRTLVQEIATLANQKGIVLNGENALSIGNETEYNRVAEMAFNYNFSGFTLLRYQDVIYNNSLMGKFKDLLGVTPVMQTIVVKNAPTTIGDTVYITGNRAELGLWDTQQYPIQLYYDSHNNDWRGNVVLPVERNIEFKAFIKNKDGAVKSWQTIQQSWSPVPLKTNSHVSWW from the coding sequence ATGAAAACGCGGTTTCAATATTGTTGTATTGTATTTTTGTCTATCGGGATGTTAATTGTATCATTATTAATTCCGCAAATTAGTTTTGCTGCTGTAAATGGAAAAGGAATGAATCCGGATTACAAAGCATATTTAATGGCCCCATTAAAAAAGATTCCAGAAGTAACAAACTGGGAGACATTTGAAAATGATTTAAGGTGGGCAAAACAAAATGGCTTTTATGCTATTACTGTTGATTTTTGGTGGGGAGATATGGAAAAGAACGGGGATCAGCAATTTGATTTTTCATACGCACAGCGCTTTGCTCAATCGGTAAGAAATGCAGGTATGAAAATGATTCCTATTATTTCTACACATCAGTGTGGTGGAAATGTTGGAGATGATTGCAACGTACCAATTCCTTCATGGGTTTGGAATCAAAAAAATGATGATAGTCTTTACTTTAAATCTGAAACCGGAACCGTTAATAAAGAGACATTGAATCCACTTGCTTCAGATGTAATTCAAAAGGAATATGGTGAACTATATACAGCATTCGCAGCAGCTATGAAACCTTATAAAGATGTAATCGCAAAAATATATTTATCTGGGGGACCAGCTGGAGAGCTGAGATATCCTTCCTACACATCTACTGATGGAAGCGGTTATCCATCACGTGGAAAATTTCAAGCATATACAGAATTTGCTAAATCAAAATTCCGTTCCTGGGTATTAAGTAAATATGGTTCCTTAAATGAAGTGAACAAAGCGTGGAGTACAAGACTTATTTCTGTTTCGGAAATTTTACCACCAAGTGATGGGGATCTGTTTCTAAAGAATGGATATAATTCTTCATATGGAAAAGATTATTTAGAATGGTATCAAGGTGTTTTAGAAAGTCATACAAAATTAATTGGTGAATTGGCACACAATGCTTTTGATCCAAGTTTTCAAGTACCAATTGGCGCAAAGATTGCAGGAGTACATTGGCAATATAATAATCCGGTTATCCCTCACGGAGCAGAAAGGCCAGCAGGGTATAATAATTATAGCCATTTACTCGATGCTTTCAAAAGCGCAAAGTTAGATGTAACATTTACTTGTCTAGAAATGACAGACAAAGGTAGTTATCCAGAATATTCAATGCCTAGAACATTAGTACAAGAAATTGCAACATTAGCTAATCAAAAGGGAATTGTATTAAATGGTGAAAATGCTTTAAGTATAGGTAATGAGACAGAGTATAACAGAGTTGCAGAAATGGCTTTTAATTATAATTTTTCTGGATTTACATTACTTCGTTATCAAGATGTAATTTATAACAATTCATTAATGGGGAAATTTAAGGACTTATTAGGTGTAACCCCTGTCATGCAAACGATTGTAGTAAAAAATGCTCCTACAACAATAGGAGATACTGTTTATATAACTGGGAATCGGGCCGAATTAGGATTGTGGGATACGCAGCAGTATCCAATTCAATTATATTATGATTCTCATAATAATGATTGGAGGGGAAATGTTGTATTGCCAGTTGAAAGAAATATAGAATTTAAAGCGTTTATTAAAAATAAAGATGGAGCGGTCAAATCATGGCAAACAATACAACAAAGTTGGAGTCCAGTTCCACTGAAGACTAACTCTCATGTAAGTTGGTGGTAA
- a CDS encoding FAD-dependent oxidoreductase: protein MENCNVAIIGGGLAGLTASIYLAREGKKVVVLEKSSRFGGRAITTNKNGILMNLGAHALYRGGEALSTFEELGINILGGVPSTSAHGIWKNDVYTIPTDFRSILSTALLSWSAKIQFSHLMLKLGKLDLNTIPKMSLSVWAEKEIKDPMIRNMFYALCRTSTYTYAPTLQLASSVLKQIQRSMKEGVFYVDGGWETIITKLRDEATNAGVHFIASKNVVEIEHCGHIQRIRCSGDEFFEVPTVVVTIPPKAACKMVKGAKDTALHIWGEQSVPVTVASLDLGLRKLPNSLHQFALGLDQPVFFTNQSRAANLSEDGTVVVGLIKYHNPALQAGNSNDDKILLEHTMDLLHPEWRQELVVKQYLPSITVVYDFPHIGRTENPGPIVPEMPGIYVAGDWAGHDELLADAAVSSGKRAALQILEQSKVIN from the coding sequence ATGGAGAACTGTAATGTGGCAATTATAGGCGGGGGACTTGCTGGATTAACAGCTTCGATTTATTTAGCTAGGGAAGGTAAAAAAGTTGTTGTATTAGAAAAATCAAGTCGCTTTGGTGGAAGAGCAATAACAACGAATAAAAACGGCATCCTTATGAATCTTGGGGCGCACGCTTTATATCGCGGTGGAGAAGCACTATCAACTTTTGAAGAACTTGGGATTAACATTCTAGGAGGAGTACCCTCAACTAGCGCACATGGTATATGGAAAAATGATGTGTATACAATACCAACAGATTTTCGTTCCATCTTATCTACAGCATTACTTTCATGGTCAGCTAAAATACAATTTTCACATCTGATGTTAAAGCTCGGGAAATTAGATTTGAATACAATTCCTAAAATGAGTCTGAGTGTATGGGCAGAAAAAGAAATTAAAGATCCGATGATAAGAAATATGTTTTATGCATTATGCCGAACATCAACTTACACATATGCTCCTACATTACAATTAGCATCTTCTGTCTTAAAACAAATACAACGATCAATGAAAGAAGGAGTTTTTTATGTAGATGGTGGTTGGGAGACGATCATAACAAAACTAAGAGATGAAGCTACAAATGCTGGAGTTCATTTTATAGCGAGTAAAAACGTAGTTGAAATTGAGCACTGTGGCCATATTCAAAGAATTCGTTGTTCTGGTGACGAATTCTTTGAAGTTCCTACGGTTGTTGTTACTATACCACCAAAAGCAGCTTGTAAAATGGTAAAGGGAGCAAAAGATACCGCGCTGCACATATGGGGAGAACAATCAGTGCCAGTAACAGTTGCTTCATTAGATCTTGGTTTGAGAAAATTGCCTAATTCATTGCATCAATTTGCTTTAGGATTAGATCAACCTGTTTTTTTTACGAATCAATCAAGGGCTGCTAATCTGAGCGAAGATGGAACGGTAGTAGTGGGATTGATAAAATATCATAATCCTGCATTACAAGCTGGTAATTCTAATGACGATAAAATTTTGTTAGAACATACAATGGATTTATTACACCCAGAGTGGCGACAGGAGTTAGTTGTAAAGCAATATTTACCTAGCATAACAGTTGTATATGATTTTCCGCATATTGGCCGCACTGAAAATCCAGGTCCTATTGTTCCTGAAATGCCAGGGATATATGTTGCAGGAGATTGGGCTGGTCATGATGAATTATTAGCTGACGCTGCAGTTTCGAGCGGTAAACGAGCAGCGTTACAAATTTTAGAACAAAGTAAAGTCATAAATTGA